A portion of the Haemorhous mexicanus isolate bHaeMex1 chromosome 3, bHaeMex1.pri, whole genome shotgun sequence genome contains these proteins:
- the PAK5 gene encoding serine/threonine-protein kinase PAK 5 isoform X2 yields MFGKKKKRLEISGPSNFEHRVHTGFDHREQKFTGLPQQWHSLLADTANRPKPMVDPSCITPIQLAPMKTIVRGNKPRKDTSINGLLEEFDSISVTRSNSLRKESPPSHHQGSAHHVPRPQEENGFVPFSQCCSESDAAGSGGGRLRDRALCGEPWDRHCQGSLAARHNGHLLKGTARDIYYSEVTPLPSELSRFLPDYQAHLESKPKALEYQRVPSGSSLDYRDSFPYAPSRASLQSECPRERLDYGDADWGHGLGKEDMDKRPKSSYVDPASPQPAMRQRSRSGSGLQEPAMPYAASAFKAHQQGHSYSSYTYPRLSETAAGVPKVDYDRAQLVVSPPLCGSDTYPRGPAKLPQSQSKGSYSGSSYQYPLLYHKAPPFQQPPLQPGSPYISTASYPSSPSVTPGAYPPPSWGSCSEQQPSRVSHEQFRAALQLVVSPGDPREYLDSFLKIGEGSTGIVCIATERHSGKQVAVKKMDLRKQQRRELLFNEVVIMRDYHHENVVDMYSSYLVGDELWVVMEFLEGGALTDIVTHTRMNEEQIATVCVSVLRALSYLHHQGVIHRDIKSDSILLTSDGRIKLSDFGFCAQVSKEVPRRKSLVGTPYWMAPEVISRLPYGTEVDIWSLGIMVIEMIDGEPPYFNEPPLQAMRRIRDNLPPRVKDTHKVSSVLRGFLDSMLVREPSQRATAQELLRHPFLKLAGPPSCIVPLMRQHRHR; encoded by the exons ACCATCGTTCGGGGGAACAAGCCTCGAAAGGACACTTCGATCAATGGGCTGCTGGAGGAGTTTGACAGCATCTCGGTGACCCGCTCCAACTCCCTGCGCAAGGAGAGCCCTCCCAGCCAccaccagggcagtgcccaccaCGTGCCCCGGCCCCAGGAGGAGAATGGCTTCGTGCCCTTCTCGCAGTGCTGCAGCGAGTCGGACGcggccgggagcggcgggggcaggctgcgggacagggctctgtgcGGGGAGCCGTGGgacaggcactgccagggcagcctcGCCGCCAGGCACAACGGGCACCTGCTCAAGGGGACAGCCCGCGACATCTACTACTCGGAAGTGACTCCGCTGCCGTCAGAGCTGTCCAGGTTCCTCCCGGATTACCAGGCACACCTGGAGAGCAAGCCCAAGGCGCTGGAGTACCAGCGGGTGCCCAGCGGCTCCTCCCTGGACTACAGGGATTCCTTCCCCTACGCCCCGTCCCGGGCCTCGCTGCAGAGCGAGTGCCCCCGGGAGAGGCTGGACTACGGCGACGCCGACTGGGGACACGGCCTCGGCAAGGAGGACATGGACAAGAGGCCAAAGTCCTCCTACGTggaccctgccagcccccagccgGCCATGAGGCAGAGGTCCCGGTCGGGCTCCGGCCTGCAGGAGCCGGCCATGCCCTACGCGGCCAGCGCCTTCAAAGCTCACCAGCAGGGACATTCCTACAGCTCCTACACCTACCCCCGGCTGTCCGAGACCGCAGCAGGCGTGCCCAAG GTGGATTATGACCGAGCGCAGCTGGTGGTCAGCCCTCCGCTCTGCGGCTCAGACACCTACCCCCGGGGCCCAGCCAAGCTACCTCAGAGCCAGAGCAAGGGCAGCTACTCCGGCAGCAGCTACCAGTACCCCCTGCTCTACCACAAGGCTCCCCCCTTCCAGCAGCCGCCCCTGCAGCCCGGCTCTCCCTACATCTCCACGGCCTCGtaccccagctcccccagcgtCACGCCGGGCGCGTACCCCCCGCCCAGCTGGGGCTCGTGCTCGGAGCAGCAGCCCTCCAGGGTGTCCCACGAGCAGTTCCGCGCCGCCCTGCAGCTGGTGGTGAGCCCCGGGGACCCCCGCGAGTACCTGGACAGCTTCCTCAAGATCGGCGAGGGCTCCACGGGCATCGTGTGCATCGCCACCGAGCGGCACTCGGGCAAGCAGGTGGCCGTCAAGAAGATGGACctcaggaagcagcagaggagggagctgctcttCAACGAG GTGGTGATCATGAGGGACTACCACCACGAGAACGTGGTGGACATGTACAGCAGTTACCTGGTCGGGGACGAGCTCTGGGTGGTGATGGAGTTCCTGGAGGGCGGCGCTCTGACCGACATCGTCACTCACACCAG GATGAACGAGGAGCAGATCGCCACGGTGTGCGTGTCCGTGCTGCGCGCCCTGTCCTACCTGCACCACCAGGGCGTCATCCACCGCGACATCAAGAGCGACTCCATCCTGCTCACCAGCGACGGCAGG ATAAAATTGTCTGACTTCGGGTTCTGTGCCCAAGTGTCAAAGGAGGTCCCCAGGAGGAAGTCCCTGGTTGGGACACCCTATTGGATGGCACCAGAGGTGATATCCCGCCTGCCCTACGGCACTGAG GTGGacatctggtccctgggcatcaTGGTGATCGAGATGATCGACGGGGAGCCGCCGTACTTCAACGAGCCGCCGCTGCAGGCCATGCGCCGCATCCGGGACAACCTCCCGCCCCGCGTGAAGGACACGCACAAG GTCTCCTCGGTCCTGCGGGGCTTCCTGGACTCGATGCTGGTGCGGGAGCCCTCGCAGAGAGCCAcggcccaggagctgctgagacaCCCCTTCCTGAAGCTGGCTGGGCCCCCCTCGTGCATCGTGCCCCTGAtgaggcagcacaggcaccGCTGA